In one window of Hymenobacter nivis DNA:
- a CDS encoding 3-oxoacyl-ACP synthase III family protein, translated as MYLHHVAAYLPTAVVTNEYFTRLNGLASDWITERTGIRERRKAGPGENANTMAVAATQALLAEIPAFDASSIDLIVVGTYTPHDTIYTAAHAVQRALNINDIPTVSISSACSSLLNAVEIVEGYFAMGKARRALVVVSEHNTAYNNEEDTIAGHLWGDGAAALLITKEPLGPQPLRIAEVITGGAAPVGKADEAVTLKPVEKGIVMPYGRDVFQQACTYMTRVTQTLLDRHHLVANDLTYLIPHQANLRISVNVTKQLGLDPERAVNNIQRLGNTGCAGAAIGLAEVWDTLRPGNNVIVTVFGGGYSYGAMLLTK; from the coding sequence GTGTATTTACACCACGTGGCCGCTTACCTGCCGACGGCTGTCGTCACCAACGAGTACTTCACCCGCCTCAACGGACTGGCTTCCGACTGGATCACTGAGCGCACCGGTATCCGGGAGCGCCGCAAGGCGGGTCCTGGCGAAAACGCCAATACCATGGCCGTGGCCGCCACCCAGGCGCTGCTGGCCGAAATTCCGGCGTTCGACGCATCCAGCATCGACCTGATTGTGGTCGGCACCTACACCCCGCACGACACCATTTACACCGCCGCCCACGCTGTGCAGCGCGCGCTCAACATCAACGACATTCCGACGGTGAGCATTTCCTCGGCCTGCTCGTCGCTGCTGAACGCCGTAGAGATTGTGGAAGGGTACTTCGCCATGGGCAAGGCCCGCCGTGCCCTGGTAGTGGTGAGCGAGCACAACACGGCCTACAACAACGAGGAAGATACAATTGCCGGCCACCTGTGGGGCGACGGCGCAGCGGCCCTGCTCATCACCAAGGAGCCGCTGGGGCCCCAGCCGCTGCGTATTGCCGAGGTCATCACCGGCGGGGCGGCCCCCGTGGGCAAGGCCGACGAGGCCGTGACGCTGAAGCCGGTGGAGAAAGGCATTGTGATGCCGTACGGGCGCGACGTGTTCCAGCAGGCCTGCACCTACATGACGCGCGTGACGCAGACGCTGCTCGACCGCCACCACCTCGTGGCCAACGACCTCACCTACCTCATCCCGCACCAGGCCAACCTGCGCATTTCGGTGAACGTGACCAAGCAGCTGGGCCTCGACCCCGAGCGGGCCGTGAACAACATCCAGCGCCTGGGCAACACGGGCTGCGCCGGCGCCGCCATCGGCCTGGCCGAAGTCTGGGACACGCTGCGCCCCGGCAACAACGTCATCGTCACTGTGTTCGGCGGCGGCTACTCATACGGCGCCATGCTGCTAACCAAATAG
- a CDS encoding toxin-antitoxin system YwqK family antitoxin, whose protein sequence is MPNFRWGAPWLVLLLALAGACARHPVSFNSRPEVAPATMAVAADTLTRAADSVAGRPSLSTARRVVMSKAEERAAKDKEKDAQRKPSKKKKIFLGERVKRGFAKSGGKGRNQAIEIFYYLKYFQQPNVQAPARFYYDPKKHKIFKAAAGELDPGAKVLHGPYKKLQNNKVMETGFYALGVKHLRWERYDRNGTLLSKTHYEMGFPRDANITYFDAGHTMLKEVVPYVNGKLEGDYARYTATGQREWSGQFENGRRVGVWTNYWPVKRNFRHFEYQYPESGYDPEVEEPELLKQFTRDGLAVYDKEKNIDKRGEPEPVAPAGARPGHVLPKRAQGR, encoded by the coding sequence ATGCCAAATTTCCGTTGGGGTGCTCCATGGCTGGTGCTGCTGCTGGCGCTTGCCGGCGCCTGCGCCCGCCACCCCGTTTCCTTCAACTCGCGCCCCGAAGTGGCCCCGGCGACGATGGCTGTGGCCGCCGATACGCTCACCCGCGCCGCCGATTCGGTGGCCGGCCGCCCCTCGCTCAGCACCGCTCGCCGCGTGGTCATGAGCAAGGCCGAGGAGCGCGCCGCCAAGGACAAGGAGAAGGACGCCCAGCGCAAGCCATCCAAGAAAAAGAAAATTTTCCTCGGTGAGCGCGTCAAGCGGGGCTTTGCCAAGTCGGGGGGTAAGGGCCGCAACCAGGCCATCGAAATATTTTACTACCTCAAGTATTTTCAGCAGCCTAATGTGCAGGCACCGGCGCGCTTTTACTACGACCCGAAGAAGCATAAAATATTCAAAGCCGCCGCTGGTGAGCTGGATCCCGGCGCCAAGGTTCTACATGGGCCCTACAAAAAGCTGCAAAACAACAAGGTGATGGAAACCGGTTTCTACGCATTGGGCGTGAAGCACTTGCGCTGGGAGCGCTACGACCGCAACGGTACGCTGCTGAGCAAAACCCACTACGAGATGGGCTTCCCGCGCGACGCCAACATCACGTACTTCGACGCCGGCCACACCATGCTGAAGGAAGTGGTGCCCTACGTGAACGGCAAGCTGGAGGGCGACTACGCCCGCTACACCGCCACGGGCCAGCGCGAGTGGTCGGGCCAGTTTGAGAACGGCCGCCGCGTGGGTGTGTGGACGAACTACTGGCCGGTAAAACGCAATTTCCGCCACTTCGAATACCAGTACCCCGAAAGTGGCTACGATCCCGAAGTAGAGGAGCCCGAGCTACTCAAGCAGTTCACCCGCGACGGCCTGGCGGTGTACGACAAGGAGAAAAACATCGACAAGCGTGGCGAGCCCGAGCCCGTGGCCCCCGCCGGGGCCCGCCCGGGCC
- the arfB gene encoding alternative ribosome rescue aminoacyl-tRNA hydrolase ArfB, protein MLPPTAAFLPEIVFQTSRASGPGGQNVNKVESRVELRWHLLDSQVLADEQKQLILEKLGPQLTADGLLLLTAQDDRSQLRNKEIVLARFHALLLKSLHRPKPRRATKPSRGAVRKRLEGKKIQSDKKANRRRPE, encoded by the coding sequence ATGCTGCCGCCCACCGCCGCGTTTCTGCCCGAAATCGTTTTCCAGACCAGCCGCGCCAGCGGCCCGGGGGGCCAAAACGTGAACAAGGTGGAAAGCCGCGTGGAGTTGCGCTGGCACCTGCTGGACTCGCAGGTGCTGGCCGATGAGCAGAAGCAGCTCATCCTCGAAAAACTGGGGCCCCAGCTCACGGCCGACGGCCTGCTGCTGCTCACCGCCCAGGACGACCGCAGCCAGCTCCGCAACAAGGAAATCGTGCTGGCCCGCTTCCACGCGCTGTTGCTCAAAAGCCTGCACCGCCCTAAGCCGCGCCGCGCCACCAAGCCCAGCCGTGGCGCCGTGCGCAAGCGCCTGGAAGGCAAGAAGATCCAAAGCGATAAAAAAGCCAACCGCCGGCGGCCGGAGTGA
- the mgtE gene encoding magnesium transporter produces the protein MMPLSPSVETITTLIQEGEFFKLKQILRNFQPAELVTLIENEDEREQLIIFRLLPLSLATEVFEYLDLDVQRHFLDNLAQDKMADILNEMSPDDRTTLLEFLPANFVAELIQSLSEPERKVTLELLGYPEYSVGRLMTPDYIAIRENWTVQQVLDYVRQHGGQSETLNMLYVTDAHGVLTDDIRIREILLASPTVRVRDVMDRRFVQLLAGQDQEDAIDVFRRNDRVALPVVSDQGILLGIVTLDDILSIREQEDTEDIQKFGGSEALEEPYLTMPLLRLVQKRAGWLVILFLGELLTASAMQFFEGELQKAIVLVQFIPLIISSGGNSGSQATSLIIRAMALGEFKLSDWWQVLRREIVGGLLLGLILGIVGFSRIAIWQSITPIYGPHWVLVGLTVGFALVGIVLWGSLAGSMLPLILKKLGLDPATSSAPFVATLVDVTGLIIYFSVALLVLRGTLL, from the coding sequence ATGATGCCATTGTCGCCATCCGTGGAAACCATCACAACTCTGATTCAGGAGGGTGAATTTTTTAAGCTTAAGCAAATACTCCGCAACTTCCAGCCGGCCGAGTTGGTCACGCTCATCGAGAACGAGGACGAGCGGGAGCAGCTTATCATTTTCCGCCTGCTGCCCTTGAGCCTGGCCACGGAGGTATTCGAGTACCTCGACCTGGACGTGCAGCGGCACTTCCTCGACAACCTGGCCCAGGACAAGATGGCCGACATTCTCAACGAGATGTCGCCCGACGACCGCACCACCTTGCTCGAGTTCCTGCCGGCCAATTTTGTGGCCGAGCTCATTCAGAGCCTGTCGGAGCCCGAGCGCAAGGTGACGCTGGAGCTACTCGGCTACCCCGAGTACTCGGTGGGCCGGCTGATGACGCCCGACTACATCGCCATCCGCGAGAACTGGACCGTGCAGCAGGTGCTCGACTACGTGCGCCAGCACGGCGGGCAGTCCGAAACGCTGAACATGCTGTACGTGACCGACGCGCACGGCGTGCTGACGGACGACATCCGCATCCGCGAAATTCTGCTGGCTTCGCCCACCGTGCGGGTGCGCGACGTCATGGACCGCCGCTTCGTGCAGCTGCTGGCCGGCCAGGACCAAGAGGATGCCATCGACGTTTTCCGGCGCAACGACCGGGTGGCCCTGCCCGTGGTGAGCGACCAAGGCATTCTGCTCGGCATCGTGACGCTCGACGACATTCTCAGCATCCGGGAGCAGGAAGACACTGAAGACATCCAGAAGTTCGGCGGCTCGGAGGCCCTGGAGGAGCCCTACCTCACCATGCCCCTGCTACGGCTGGTGCAGAAGCGCGCCGGCTGGCTCGTTATCCTGTTTTTGGGAGAGCTATTGACGGCCTCGGCCATGCAGTTTTTCGAAGGCGAACTGCAAAAGGCCATCGTGCTGGTGCAGTTCATTCCCCTGATTATCAGCTCGGGCGGCAACTCGGGCTCGCAGGCCACGTCGCTCATCATCCGGGCCATGGCCCTCGGCGAATTCAAGCTCAGCGACTGGTGGCAGGTGCTGCGCCGCGAAATAGTGGGGGGCCTCCTGCTGGGCCTTATCCTGGGCATAGTCGGCTTCAGCCGCATCGCCATCTGGCAGAGCATCACGCCCATCTACGGTCCCCACTGGGTGCTGGTGGGCCTCACGGTGGGCTTCGCACTGGTGGGCATCGTGCTGTGGGGCTCGCTGGCGGGCTCCATGCTGCCGCTCATCCTCAAGAAGCTGGGCCTCGACCCGGCCACGTCATCCGCGCCCTTCGTGGCCACGCTGGTCGACGTGACGGGCCTCATCATCTACTTCTCGGTGGCGCTGCTGGTGCTCCGCGGCACACTTCTTTGA
- a CDS encoding cyanophycinase, whose protein sequence is MPDLSAAPRATLALYGGGADEALVALLAGLLPHPGAPIEVLTTASTANPARTAASYARSWEARGCPNVGHLEVDETHPADAPATLARLRRAALVFISGGNQERLTQFLLGTEFLAVLRERCRADEGFILAGTSAGAAGLAEFMLVEGRGWRSLLPGGVAVVPGLGLLPGVVLDQHFAERHRYPRLLHAVLAHPTCLGLGLSEETGLLLRPGQPAEVFGDEVVFAFDAATAQYISLVGPGPRQPVSGHGLTTHLLVAGQRLDLATRRVVG, encoded by the coding sequence ATGCCCGACCTTTCCGCTGCTCCCCGCGCCACCCTGGCCCTCTACGGCGGCGGGGCCGACGAGGCCCTGGTGGCGCTGCTGGCCGGCCTGTTGCCCCACCCCGGGGCCCCCATCGAGGTGCTCACTACTGCCAGCACCGCCAACCCCGCTCGCACCGCCGCCTCCTACGCCCGCTCGTGGGAGGCGCGCGGCTGCCCAAATGTGGGCCACTTGGAGGTGGACGAGACCCACCCCGCCGACGCGCCGGCCACGCTGGCCCGCCTGCGCCGGGCGGCGCTGGTGTTCATCAGCGGCGGCAACCAGGAGCGCCTCACCCAGTTCCTGCTGGGCACCGAGTTTCTGGCCGTCCTGAGAGAGCGCTGCCGGGCCGACGAGGGCTTTATACTGGCCGGCACCAGCGCCGGGGCCGCCGGCCTAGCCGAGTTTATGCTGGTGGAGGGCCGCGGCTGGCGCAGCCTGCTGCCCGGCGGCGTGGCCGTGGTGCCCGGCCTGGGCCTGCTGCCGGGCGTGGTGCTCGACCAGCACTTTGCCGAGCGCCACCGCTATCCGCGCCTGCTGCACGCCGTGCTGGCCCACCCCACTTGCCTGGGCCTGGGCCTGAGCGAAGAAACCGGCCTACTGTTGCGCCCCGGCCAGCCCGCCGAAGTATTCGGCGACGAAGTAGTGTTCGCTTTCGACGCGGCCACGGCCCAGTACATCAGCCTAGTGGGCCCAGGGCCCCGGCAGCCCGTCAGCGGCCACGGGCTTACCACGCACTTGCTGGTAGCGGGCCAGCGGCTCGATTTGGCCACCCGGCGGGTGGTGGGGTAG